From one Brachypodium distachyon strain Bd21 chromosome 4, Brachypodium_distachyon_v3.0, whole genome shotgun sequence genomic stretch:
- the LOC100840169 gene encoding receptor-like protein kinase At3g21340 isoform X2, which produces MAVAPAAIATGGRPDRLPVLLLLLSFLVSPELVPPIHGQAPDSLGFISIDCGIPEGTSYPDPDRTMMWYVSDAGFVDAGAGANAPVSQSFVIPDLATRYTNVRYFFPTSGASAGGARSCYTLQGLTQGAKYFVRCSFYYGNYDGIRRPPAFDLYLGANRWATVNITEARERYVLEAVVVLTASFLQVCLVDIGLGTPFISGLDLRPLKAAMYPEATANQSLLLLSLRPPGAGFPFNRYYLWPSPRVFRYPFDLYDRDWQSYVNVTTWTNITTKATINVSNSSSFAEPPSVVMQSAATPVNGNRLDFSWSPDPSLNNNSSSSKTYLLVLYFAELQQLSGSALRQFDILIDGASWDGSRNYTPKYLSAEVVKRVVVQGAGQHAVSLVATPDATLPPILNAIEIYSVQQMTELGTNNVDAESMMKIRKTYVLKKNWMGDPCAPKAFAWHGLNCIYSSSGPAWITALNLSSSALTGPVDSSFGDLKSIQHLDLSNNSLSGPIPDFLGQMLSLIFLDLSSNKLSGSIPAALLEKRQNGSLVLRIGNNANICDNGASTCDPSDKKKNRKLIIAIAVPVAVTTLLFVAAIIILHRRRNGQDTWTTNNLRHNSSRNGSNLFENRRFSYKELKFITANFREEIGRGGFGAVFLGHLENENAVAVKIRSTISSQGDKEFLAEAQHLSRVHHKNLVSLIGYCKDKKHLALVYEYMHGGDLEDCLRGEASVATPLSWHRRLRIALDSAHGLEYLHKSCQPPLIHRDVKTKNILLTADLEAKISDFGLTKEFANEFMTHITTQPAGTLGYLDPEYFNTSRLSEKSDVYSFGVVLLELITGQPPAVAVSDTESIHIAQWVRQKLSEGNIESIADSKMGMDYDVNSVWKVTELALRCKEQPSSERPTMTGVVVELNECLELEMSRGIGNYSSVTTSALSAMSADLHSDVQTSDMRQKSILELGLEGNESAILIGPTTR; this is translated from the exons ATGGCAGTGGCACCAGCAGCAATAGCGACAGGAGGCCGCCCTGATCGGTTGCCggtgcttctccttctcctgtCATTCTTGGTGTCACCCGAGCTCGTCCCTCCCATCCATGGCCAAGCGCCGGACTCTCTAG GTTTCATCAGCATCGACTGCGGGATCCCCGAGGGCACGAGCTACCCGGATCCCGACCGGACCATGATGTGGTACGTCTCCGACGCCGGCTTCGTCGACGCCGGCGCAGGTGCCAACGCCCCCGTCAGCCAGTCCTTCGTCATCCCCGACTTGGCGACTCGATACACCAATGTCCGCTACTTCTTCCCCACCTCCGGCGCCAGCGCTGGCGGCGCCCGGAGCTGCTACACGCTCCAGGGGCTAACGCAGGGAGCCAAGTACTTCGTCAGGTGCAGCTTCTACTACGGCAACTATGACGGGATCAGAAGGCCTCCGGCTTTCGACCTCTACCTCGGGGCCAACCGCTGGGCCACCGTCAACATCACCGAAGCCAGAGAGAGGTACGTCCTCGAGGCGGTGGTGGTGTTAACGGCCAGCTTCTTACAG GTATGCTTGGTGGACATAGGGTTGGGTACGCCGTTCATCTCTGGGCTTGACCTGAGGCCGCTCAAGGCGGCCATGTACCCGGAGGCCACCGCGAACCAATCGCTGCTCCTTCTCAGCCTTCGACCGCCGGGGGCGGGATTCCCGTTTAACCGGTACTACTTGTGGCCGTCGCCTAGAGTATTCAG GTACCCATTTGACCTCTACGACCGCGACTGGCAGAGCTACGTCAACGTCACCACGTGGACCAACATAACGACGAAGGCCACCATAAATGTCTCCAACTCCAGCAGCTTCGCCGAGCCGCCGTCGGTGGTAATGCAGAGTGCCGCCACTCCGGTGAACGGGAACCGGCTCGACTTCTCATGGAGCCCGGACCCCTCACtgaacaacaacagcagcagcagcaaaactTACCTCCTGGTGCTCTACTTCGCGGAACTGCAGCAGCTGTCGGGCAGCGCCCTGAGGCAGTTCGACATCCTCATCGATGGCGCCTCGTGGGACGGCAGCCGGAACTACACCCCGAAATACCTTTCTGCAGAGGTGGTGAAAAGGGTGGTGGTGCAGGGGGCGGGCCAGCATGCCGTCTCGCTTGTCGCTACGCCAGACGCCACCCTCCCGCCCATCCTGAATGCAATCGAGATATACTCGGTGCAGCAGATGACTGAGCTTGGGACGAACAATGTAGACG CCGAGTCCATGATGAAGATTCGCAAGACGTATGTGCTGAAGAAAAACTGGATGGGTGATCCTTGTGCACCGAAAGCATTTGCGTGGCATGGCCTGAACTGTATTTACTCTTCATCTGGTCCTGCATGGATAACAGCTTT AAACTTGTCATCTAGTGCACTGACTGGTCCAGTTGATTCTTCTTTTGGCGATCTAAAATCTATCCAACATTT GGACTTGTCCAATAACAGCCTGTCTGGCCCAATACCTGATTTTCTAGGACAAATGCTATCACTCATATTCCT TGATTTGTCAAGCAATAAACTCAGTGGGTCGATTCCTGCAGCTCTACTAGAGAAGCGTCAAAATGGATCTCTTGTACTAAG GATTGGTAACAATGCAAATATCTGTGACAATGGTGCTTCTACATGTGATCCTAGCGACAAGAAAAAGAACCGAAAACTCATTATTGCAATAGCTGTCCCAGTAGCTGTAACAACTCTATTGTTTGTGGCTGCAATTATTATTCTTCACAGAAGGAGAAATGGACAAG ATACATGGACAACAAACAACTTAAGGCATAACAGCTCTAGGAATGGGTCGAACTTATTTGAGAACAGACGGTTTAGTTACAAGGAGCTGAAGTTCATCACAGCTAACTTCAGAGAAGAAATAGGGCGGGGAGGATTTGGTGCTGTGTTTCTCGGTCATTTAGAGAATGAAAATGCAGTTGCCGTGAAGATTCGTTCAACAATATCTTCTCAAGGGGATAAAGAGTTTCTAGCTGAG gctcaacacttgagtcGAGTTCATCACAAGAATCTGGTATCCTTGATTGGTTATTGCAAGGACAAGAAACATCTGGCCCTTGTCTATGAATATATGCATGGAGGAGATCTAGAGGATTGCTTAAGAG GAGAGGCTTCTGTTGCTACACCGCTCAGTTGGCATCGACGTCTCAGGATTGCTCTCGATTCTGCCCATG GATTGGAGTATCTACACAAGTCCTGCCAACCGCCGCTAATCCATAGGGATGTGAAGACAAAGAACATCCTGCTAACTGCTGACCTAGAGGCAAAGATATCCGACTTTGGCCTCACGAAAGAGTTTGCCAACGAGTTCATGACCCATATCACCACCCAACCAGCAGGTACCCTGGGGTACCTTGACCCTGAATACTTCAACACATCCCGGCTCAGTGAGAAGAGTGACGTGTACAGCTTTGGAGTTGTACTACTGGAGCTCATTACCGGCCAACCGCCAGCGGTCGCCGTAAGTGACACCGAGAGCATCCACATCGCACAGTGGGTGCGCCAGAAGCTCTCAGAGGGTAACATAGAGAGCATTGCTGACTCGAAGATGGGGATGGACTATGATGTCAACTCAGTCTGGAAGGTCACAGAGCTGGCACTGCGATGCAAGGAGCAACCATCATCAGAACGCCCAACAATGACCGGGGTTGTGGTTGAGCTCAATGAGTGCTTGGAGCTGGAAATGTCTCGTGGAATCGGCAACTACAGCTCAGTCACCACCAGCGCTCTCAGTGCAATGAGTGCTGACTTGCATAGTGATGTCCAAACAAGTGATATGAGACAGAAAAGCATTCTTGAGTTGGGACTGGAAGGCAATGAATCGGCAATTCTCATAGGTCCCACAACACGCTGA
- the LOC100840169 gene encoding receptor-like protein kinase At3g21340 isoform X4, which produces MMWYVSDAGFVDAGAGANAPVSQSFVIPDLATRYTNVRYFFPTSGASAGGARSCYTLQGLTQGAKYFVRCSFYYGNYDGIRRPPAFDLYLGANRWATVNITEARERYVLEAVVVLTASFLQVCLVDIGLGTPFISGLDLRPLKAAMYPEATANQSLLLLSLRPPGAGFPFNRYYLWPSPRVFRYPFDLYDRDWQSYVNVTTWTNITTKATINVSNSSSFAEPPSVVMQSAATPVNGNRLDFSWSPDPSLNNNSSSSKTYLLVLYFAELQQLSGSALRQFDILIDGASWDGSRNYTPKYLSAEVVKRVVVQGAGQHAVSLVATPDATLPPILNAIEIYSVQQMTELGTNNVDAESMMKIRKTYVLKKNWMGDPCAPKAFAWHGLNCIYSSSGPAWITALNLSSSALTGPVDSSFGDLKSIQHLDLSNNSLSGPIPDFLGQMLSLIFLDLSSNKLSGSIPAALLEKRQNGSLVLRIGNNANICDNGASTCDPSDKKKNRKLIIAIAVPVAVTTLLFVAAIIILHRRRNGQGLVADTWTTNNLRHNSSRNGSNLFENRRFSYKELKFITANFREEIGRGGFGAVFLGHLENENAVAVKIRSTISSQGDKEFLAEAQHLSRVHHKNLVSLIGYCKDKKHLALVYEYMHGGDLEDCLRGEASVATPLSWHRRLRIALDSAHGLEYLHKSCQPPLIHRDVKTKNILLTADLEAKISDFGLTKEFANEFMTHITTQPAGTLGYLDPEYFNTSRLSEKSDVYSFGVVLLELITGQPPAVAVSDTESIHIAQWVRQKLSEGNIESIADSKMGMDYDVNSVWKVTELALRCKEQPSSERPTMTGVVVELNECLELEMSRGIGNYSSVTTSALSAMSADLHSDVQTSDMRQKSILELGLEGNESAILIGPTTR; this is translated from the exons ATGATGTGGTACGTCTCCGACGCCGGCTTCGTCGACGCCGGCGCAGGTGCCAACGCCCCCGTCAGCCAGTCCTTCGTCATCCCCGACTTGGCGACTCGATACACCAATGTCCGCTACTTCTTCCCCACCTCCGGCGCCAGCGCTGGCGGCGCCCGGAGCTGCTACACGCTCCAGGGGCTAACGCAGGGAGCCAAGTACTTCGTCAGGTGCAGCTTCTACTACGGCAACTATGACGGGATCAGAAGGCCTCCGGCTTTCGACCTCTACCTCGGGGCCAACCGCTGGGCCACCGTCAACATCACCGAAGCCAGAGAGAGGTACGTCCTCGAGGCGGTGGTGGTGTTAACGGCCAGCTTCTTACAG GTATGCTTGGTGGACATAGGGTTGGGTACGCCGTTCATCTCTGGGCTTGACCTGAGGCCGCTCAAGGCGGCCATGTACCCGGAGGCCACCGCGAACCAATCGCTGCTCCTTCTCAGCCTTCGACCGCCGGGGGCGGGATTCCCGTTTAACCGGTACTACTTGTGGCCGTCGCCTAGAGTATTCAG GTACCCATTTGACCTCTACGACCGCGACTGGCAGAGCTACGTCAACGTCACCACGTGGACCAACATAACGACGAAGGCCACCATAAATGTCTCCAACTCCAGCAGCTTCGCCGAGCCGCCGTCGGTGGTAATGCAGAGTGCCGCCACTCCGGTGAACGGGAACCGGCTCGACTTCTCATGGAGCCCGGACCCCTCACtgaacaacaacagcagcagcagcaaaactTACCTCCTGGTGCTCTACTTCGCGGAACTGCAGCAGCTGTCGGGCAGCGCCCTGAGGCAGTTCGACATCCTCATCGATGGCGCCTCGTGGGACGGCAGCCGGAACTACACCCCGAAATACCTTTCTGCAGAGGTGGTGAAAAGGGTGGTGGTGCAGGGGGCGGGCCAGCATGCCGTCTCGCTTGTCGCTACGCCAGACGCCACCCTCCCGCCCATCCTGAATGCAATCGAGATATACTCGGTGCAGCAGATGACTGAGCTTGGGACGAACAATGTAGACG CCGAGTCCATGATGAAGATTCGCAAGACGTATGTGCTGAAGAAAAACTGGATGGGTGATCCTTGTGCACCGAAAGCATTTGCGTGGCATGGCCTGAACTGTATTTACTCTTCATCTGGTCCTGCATGGATAACAGCTTT AAACTTGTCATCTAGTGCACTGACTGGTCCAGTTGATTCTTCTTTTGGCGATCTAAAATCTATCCAACATTT GGACTTGTCCAATAACAGCCTGTCTGGCCCAATACCTGATTTTCTAGGACAAATGCTATCACTCATATTCCT TGATTTGTCAAGCAATAAACTCAGTGGGTCGATTCCTGCAGCTCTACTAGAGAAGCGTCAAAATGGATCTCTTGTACTAAG GATTGGTAACAATGCAAATATCTGTGACAATGGTGCTTCTACATGTGATCCTAGCGACAAGAAAAAGAACCGAAAACTCATTATTGCAATAGCTGTCCCAGTAGCTGTAACAACTCTATTGTTTGTGGCTGCAATTATTATTCTTCACAGAAGGAGAAATGGACAAG GTTTGGTTGCAGATACATGGACAACAAACAACTTAAGGCATAACAGCTCTAGGAATGGGTCGAACTTATTTGAGAACAGACGGTTTAGTTACAAGGAGCTGAAGTTCATCACAGCTAACTTCAGAGAAGAAATAGGGCGGGGAGGATTTGGTGCTGTGTTTCTCGGTCATTTAGAGAATGAAAATGCAGTTGCCGTGAAGATTCGTTCAACAATATCTTCTCAAGGGGATAAAGAGTTTCTAGCTGAG gctcaacacttgagtcGAGTTCATCACAAGAATCTGGTATCCTTGATTGGTTATTGCAAGGACAAGAAACATCTGGCCCTTGTCTATGAATATATGCATGGAGGAGATCTAGAGGATTGCTTAAGAG GAGAGGCTTCTGTTGCTACACCGCTCAGTTGGCATCGACGTCTCAGGATTGCTCTCGATTCTGCCCATG GATTGGAGTATCTACACAAGTCCTGCCAACCGCCGCTAATCCATAGGGATGTGAAGACAAAGAACATCCTGCTAACTGCTGACCTAGAGGCAAAGATATCCGACTTTGGCCTCACGAAAGAGTTTGCCAACGAGTTCATGACCCATATCACCACCCAACCAGCAGGTACCCTGGGGTACCTTGACCCTGAATACTTCAACACATCCCGGCTCAGTGAGAAGAGTGACGTGTACAGCTTTGGAGTTGTACTACTGGAGCTCATTACCGGCCAACCGCCAGCGGTCGCCGTAAGTGACACCGAGAGCATCCACATCGCACAGTGGGTGCGCCAGAAGCTCTCAGAGGGTAACATAGAGAGCATTGCTGACTCGAAGATGGGGATGGACTATGATGTCAACTCAGTCTGGAAGGTCACAGAGCTGGCACTGCGATGCAAGGAGCAACCATCATCAGAACGCCCAACAATGACCGGGGTTGTGGTTGAGCTCAATGAGTGCTTGGAGCTGGAAATGTCTCGTGGAATCGGCAACTACAGCTCAGTCACCACCAGCGCTCTCAGTGCAATGAGTGCTGACTTGCATAGTGATGTCCAAACAAGTGATATGAGACAGAAAAGCATTCTTGAGTTGGGACTGGAAGGCAATGAATCGGCAATTCTCATAGGTCCCACAACACGCTGA